Within Bacillus sp. Marseille-Q1617, the genomic segment AATGACCATGATGAACGTTACAGGGCACTTGTATTCGGAAGTAATAATCTTATCCATGCCGGAGAGGGAAACAGCGAGGTACTAAAAGGGATAGTACCCGTGATGATTCGTTATGATGAGTACAAAAAAGTGGAAGGCACCGTGACTGTAGAATTTGATATGAAGACCATCCGGAACAAGATTGGATATGAAATCCGAACGATGCTTGCTTTATCCGGAGTTGTGCTGATTCTGGGTGTTTTCGGCAGCTTTTTATTAGCGAGAAGTATCCGTAAAGACACATTTGGCTTGGAACCTTATCAGATAAGTGCGCTGTTTAGAGAAAGAAATGCGGTTCTTCAATCTGTCAGAGAAGGGATTTTGGCAATTGATCAACAGGGAAGCATTACAATGATGAATCAATCTGCACGTGAATTGCTGGATACGAACGAAGCAGTTGAAGGAAAAATGGTTACCGAGGTTATTTCTTCTAAAGCAATGTCAGAAATGCTCAATACTTCTCTTGAGGTTTCTAATATCGAAGTTCAATATAAAGAAAAGACGATGATCGTAAATGCACAACCACTTATGGAAAATAGGATGAAGGTTGGTACGGTTTTCAGTTTCAGAGACCGGACAGAAATAAAAAAAATGGTGGATGCTCTTTCTGAAGTACAAAAGTATTCTCAGGACTTAAGGGCCCAAACACATGAATTTAAAAACAAACTATATGTTCTTCTTGGATTGATCCAACTGGACAAGTATGAAGAGGCGATTTCATTCATCAAAGAAGAATCTGATTTGCAAGAGTACCAATCCACTATATTTTTTCAAAGTATTTTGGATGAGAAGGTTCAAGCCATACTATTAGGGAAAATTGCAAAAGCATCAGAAAAGAAAATAGATTTTCAGATAGATGGTGAAAGTTCGCTTGCTCTTCTTCCTGAATTTATTGGATTTTCACCTTTAATCATCATATTGGGAAATTTGATCGACAATGCATTCGAAGCGGTAATGGATCAAAAGGTTAAGTGCGTTTCTTTTTTCGTTACAGATATTGGAAACGATATCATCTTCGAAGTAGCGGACAACGGAAAAGGAATATCGGGAGTTGAAGAACACATGATCCTGAAAAAAGGAATCTCATCAAAAGGTGAAAATCGTGGTTATGGACTTGCAAATGTAAAAGAAGAACTATCATTACTTGGGGGAACGATCGAATGGAATTCCCAAAAAGACAAGGGGACAGTCTTTACCGTAATCTTACCGAAATCAAACGTACAAAAGGGGAATAGGTATGATTAAAGTTGTAATAGCGGAAGATGATTTTCGTGTAGCACAAATACATGAGGGGTTTCTGGCGAAAAATCAGGAGATGGAACTAGTGGGTAAGGCGATGAATGCTAAAGAAACCTTGGATATCCTGCGTGAAAATTGTGTGGATTTACTTTTACTGGATGTATATATGCCTGACCAGCTTGGGACGGAATTACTGCATCGGATCAGAGCTGATTTTCCTTCTATCGACATCATGATGATTACTGCTGCAAAAGAAAAAACATTTTTAGAAAAAGCACTTCGATATGGAGTCGAACAGTACTTAATTAAACCGGTTACGTTGGAGAAATTTCAAGAAGCAATGAAAGCATATGTTCAAAAAAAAGTAACGCTTAATTCTGCCGCAGAGGTAAACCAACAAATACTGGACCAATTCTTTGGTGGTGAAAAAGCAAAGAAAGCTGCTGAAAAAAGAAACAATCTACCCCCGGGGATAGATTATTTAACTCTTGATAAAGTGACTCACATCCTGCAAGAAGAAAAAGAAGGAATAACCTCAGAAAGAGTTGGCGAAAAGATGGGGGCATCCCGGACAACCGCCCGTAGATATCTTGAATATTTAGTGGGAACAAAGGATGCCTCTGTCGAACATGTTTACGGAATAGTCGGTCGCCCTGAAAGAAGATATCGATTGAGGAATGATAGGATAGTTTGATCGGTTCAATCATAAATCAAGGTCTGGCACAGGTTAAAGGCAATTTCCTTTAATCAAATGTGGCAGGCCTTGTTTGTTTAATAGGGGAGGCCGTAATGTAGATGTGTTATGAACAAAATGAACAAAATACCCATAAATTTTTAAAAACACAATATTTTGAAAACGTTTACACAAGGACGTTTGGAAACTAGGATTAAATTAACGTATTTCACCTTTTTGACATGGGGATGATCCGGGTGAGTACAAACAAATAAAAAGGGGTGCAGGAAAAATATGAAAAAGTATGGATTATTAATGATTATCTGTGTAATGGCTTTGATGACTGCCTGCTCAAGCTCGGCTTCAGGAGGGAAGGAGTTTCCGTCGAAGAATATTGAAATCATTGCTCCAGCCTCTCCAGGCGGAGGATGGGATTTAACAGCTCGTTCCGTCCAAAAGGTTTTACGTGACAATGACATTGTGGATAAAAACATCAATGTCATTAACAAACCGGGCGGCGGCGGCGAAGCGGGATGGAAATATCTCGAAACAAAAGACGCTCATTATCTGGCAATCAACTCAAGTTTAGTACTAACGAATAAATTACTGGGACAAAGTGATCTGTCTCATGAACAATTCACGCCGATTGCTACGCTGGCAACAGAATGGCAGGCGCTGGCAGTCCCGGTTGATTCAAAATATGAAACGGCATCAGATTTATTGGATCAGATGAAAAAAGATCCGAAATCTATCAAAATCGGGGTGGGTCCAGGACTCGGAAACGATGACCATCTATCATTAGTACAAGCTGCAAGTGAAAAGGGAATTGATCCTACTAAACTGGACTTTTTAGTATATGAAGGCGGGGGAGATGTAGTAACTGCATTGCTTGGAGGACACGTCGATGCTGTCACCACTTCTCTCTCTGAAGTGAAAGAGCAGCATTTAGCAGGGAAACTAAAGATATTGGCGGTTTCTTCTGAGAAGCGATTAGAAGGACTTGATGATGTTCCTACTTGGACTGAAGAAGGTGTCGACATGGTCTTCCCACATTGGAGAGGCATCATGGGACCTCCAGATATGACGGAAGAAGAAGTGGCATATTGGGATGAAAAAATCGGAAAAATGGTGAAAACAGATGAATGGAAGAAAATGCTCGAAAACAATGACTGGGATGATTTTTACAAGGACAGTAAAGAAACAAAGCAATTCATGAAGGAACAAGAAGAATTATATACGGAACTTGTCAACAGCTCAGGGTTGACGAATTAATATCATACAGGATTAGAAATTCGGGAAGAAGACTGGCTTAGTCTTCTCCCGCCTTACGTTAGACAGGAGGCTGAAATGAATGAGAGCAATCAAACTGGGGATGCCGATCTTTTTAATTCTATTAAGCTTCTCTTTTTTAGTAGGTTCCATGAATTTGCCTAAGGCAAATCTGGGGAACCCAAACGGTCCGCTATATTTTCCAATTGGCTTAAGTGTGTTTATGCTGATATTCAGCATCTTCTATTTCTATCAGGAGTGGAGAAGTTTACATGTCCATAATGAGGAAGTCAGGCTGTTACTGAAAGGCAGGACACCTAGATTGATCGGGCTGACAGTTTTATATGGAGGTATCTACGCATTCATATTTGAACGGATAGGGTTCTTGTTTTCTACGATTTTATTCCTGGCAGCTTTATTATTCACGGTAAATGGCAGGAAAATTGTCGTGAATCTGGCTGTAGCAATAGGTTTTTCCTTTTTATCATGGTATGCATTCAGCGTTTTATTAGGAGTCAGTCTTCCTTAGGAGGTGAGCTAAATGGATTTAAGCAACTTCATGCAAGGTTTAACAACTGCTTTAGAACCTATAAATATTATGTGGGTGGTAATCGGAGGATTTCTTGGGACGATAGTCGGTATGCTGCCTGGGCTGGGTCCTGCAACTGCGGTAGCTGTATTAATCCCGATCACATTTGGTATGGAGCCCGTCAGTGCAATTATTTTGATGGCAGCCATCTATTATGGCGCTATGTACGGCGGGTCGAGGAGCTCGATACTATTAAATACCCCGGGTGATGGTTCGGCGATAGCCGCTACATTTGATGGTTATCCAATGGCACAGAAAGGTCAGGCAGGACAGGCGATGGCCATCTCGGCAGTTGCCTCGTTCATTGGAGGGATAATGGCTGTAATCGGGTTTATTTTTCTTGCTGAGCCGCTGGCCAGTTTTGCATTGAAATTTGGTCCTGCGGAATACTTTTTGTTGATGCTGTTGACTCTCTCAGCCATTGTTGCTCTATCGGTGGGTAAAATGGTCAAAGGCTTTATTGCCATGTTTCTTGGGTTGATGCTCAGTACCATTGGTATTGACACTCAAAGCGGAGTCTACCGTTTCACTTTCGGAAGTTCTCATCTAAGTGAAGGAATCGATTTTTTAATCGTCATTATCGGTGTTTACGCAGTAGGGGAAGTGCTTTATAACTATTTGACGATTGATCAAGTGAAAAAAGAAAAAAAGAAAGTCGGCAAGATCTGGTTTACAAAGTCGCAGTGGAGACGCTCATTATGGCCGATTCTAAGAAGTGGCCCGCTGGGATTCGTGGTGGGAGTCCTGCCGGGTGCCGGGGGCTCGATTGCTTCTATGATCAGTTATTCGACAGAAAAACAAATCTCCAAAAAGCCGGAGGAATTCGGTAAGGGTGCAGTGGAAGGGCTGGCGGCGCCGGAATCCGCAAATAATGCTGCTTCAGTAGGTGCAATGATCCCGTTATTAACAATGGGCATTCCCGGGTCCGGGACTACAGCCGTTATGCTCGGAGCCCTTGTCATGCTGGGTATGAAGCCAGGTCCTTTACTATTTGAAAATGATCCCAATACGGTGTGGACATTGATCAATAGTATGTTCATTGGAAATATTGCGTTAGTTATCATAAATATCTTGCTGGTTGGTCTACTAGTTAAGATTCTTGATACGCCAGCGAAAGTTTTATATCCGGTTATTGTAATCCTTGCTTTTATCGGAACCTACACACTCAGTTACAGTGCAGTGGACTTCTTTCTGTTATTAATTTTCGGTGTATTCGGTTTATTCATGAAGGTGATGGACTTTCCGATTGCTCCGCTTGTACTGGCATTGATTGTCGGAGCTGATATGGAACAGAACTTTAGAATGGCAGTACTCTCATCGAATGGAAGTCTGGGTATCTTCTTTGATACACCAATAGCAATTGGTTTAACTGTATTAACTCTTTTATCTCTTTTCTATCCATTGCTTATTAAGGCTCTTAAAAAGAGGGGAAGGGATCCTGTTAATCCAATATCAAAAGATATGTAGTGAATAGGAGGACTTATAGATGGCAAACCAAAGATCCTATAATTTAGTTGTCGTTGGGGCAGGTAACGCAGCTTTATGTGCTGCCATTTCAGCCCGTGAAGAAGGGGCGGAAGTGTTGGTTCTTGAAAAAGGTCCGAAGCATAAAAGAGGCGGGAATTCATTCTTTACCGATGGGGCCATCAGGGTAGCGTATCACAATCTGGATGATATCCGTAAAGTTGTAACAGATCTCTCGGATGAGGAAGCAGAAGTTATCGTCATGCCGGATTACAACGAAGATGATTATTATCAAGATATCATGCGCGTGACGAAAGGAGAAAGTCAGCCTGACCTGGCAAAACAACTGGTGGATCGTTCATTTGAGACGCTGGTTTGGATGAAAGGGCATGGAGTGAAATTTGAACTTAACTATGATAATCAGTCCTATGAAAAGGATGGCAAGCGGCAATTCTGGGGAGGACTGCCGGTTAAGACCGAAAATAAAGGTATAGGCTTGATGAAGCAGCTTTTTTCCCGTGCAGAGGAGCTGGGGATTGATATCTGGTATGAGACCGCTGCAGTTGAGCTATTAAAAAAAGGTGAAAAAATAAGCGGTGTCGTCGTCCAGCAGGGTGAAAATAGGATGACAGTAGAATCAACCGGGGTTGTTTTGGCATGCGGTAGTTTTGAAGGAAATAAAAAGCTTCGAAGTGAGTATATCGGCAAAGAATGGGAAGCGGCAATTGTTCGAGGCACCGAATATAACACAGGTGACGGGATTTCTATGGCCATGGCTGCAGGAGCAGAGAAGTTTGGTGAATATTCCGGGTGTCACTCAATTGGAACGGATTATCATGCACCAAAAGTCGGGGACTTCAATAAGCCGGGAGATATCTTTAAAAAACATTCCTATCCCCTTAGTATCATGTTAAATAATGAAGGAAAACGGTTTGTAGATGAAGGCGCCGACTTCCGTAATTATACGTACGCTAAGTACGGACGGGAAATATTGAAACAGCCTGGTCATGTGGCTTATCAGATTTATGATTCCCAAGTACGGCCGCTTCTCAGAAAGGAATATGATTTGGAAGAAGCAACTTATTATAAAGGTGAGACTCTGGATGAACTAGTTAATCAGCTGTCAGTGAACAAACAACAATTTTTGCAGACAATAGAAGATTATAATGCAGCCGTACAAGATGGGGATTACAACCCCACAGAGAAAGACGGAAAGAAGACAGTGGGATTAACACCTGAAAAGACGAACTGGGCATTGAAGATTGAGGAAGGACCTTTCTATGCTTTCCCGGTAACTTGCGGTATTACGTTTTCATTTGGCGGGCTCCGAGTTAATTCATCAGGAGAAGTATTAAATAAAGACGATAAACCATTGTCCGGGCTGTTCGCTGCAGGGGAGATGGTTGGTGGAATCTTTTATCATAATTACCCCGGAGGCTCTGGATTGATGTCAGGTGCTGTGTATGGAAAATTAGCAGGTTCGACTGCTGCACGTTATGCAATGAGCAATAAGCAGGATTCAAAGATCATTCATTGACCTTCATTGGTTTGAAAGAAAGAAAGTCACCTGTTATTCGGTGACTTTTTCCTTTGATTGAGGAATGGGAGTAATGGAAATGAAAAAAAAGCTGTTATTGGCTATAACACTACTTATATACGGATTGTTTTTTATACCGTTTTTCGATTGGGATGATAAATGGAAGGCAATCGCTGCCCTCATCATTATCCAGGTATTATGGATTGGAAAAGTCTTTCCACTTGCTTTCAGTTCACTGCTGCTGATTTTACTTCTCTCGTTTCACTTTTTCAGTTATGAACAAACATTGAGTTATTTTAGCTCAGGTATCGTTTGGCTCTTGTTTTCAACATTTATCATATCAACGGCGTTTATTAATACCGGTCTTGCAAGCAGGGTTTCCCTTTATATGTTGAGGCTCTCCAGGGGTTCCGGGAAGGCCATGATTTTCATCTCTTTTTTACTCATGGTTGTACTGTCTATCCTCATTCCTTCTAATGTCGGGAAAGGCAGCCTATTATCCTCTGTTCTGGATAGTTTAATGAAAAGTTTAAGAAAGATTGGGAATGTCGGTTTTTTAGGCAAATCACTGTTTATCGGGGTAGCCTACCTTGCTGCCATTTCAGGTGCTTTTGTTGCGACGGGAGCCAGTTCCACTATATATGCATTCGGAATTATGAGTGATGTTTCTGATTTGAATTACTTAAAGTGGTTCGAATTATTTGGGTTTCCTGTTTTATTGTTTATTTTCATCCTATGGGGTATATTTTTAGTTATTTTCCCTCCTGAAAAGATAGACCGCAAGCTATTATTATCGTTAATTGAGGATAAAATAGATGAGTTGGGTCCTGTTAGCATCAATGAAAAGAAAATTATCTGTATAATCGGAGGAACCTTGATATTATGGATTGCGCAGCCTTTACACGGCTACTCAATTCCTCAAATCGGCCTGCTGGGTGCTTGCTTTACCTTGCTTCCTTTTGCAGGGGTATGGAAATGGCATGAGGCAAGAAAATCAATAGATTGGGACTTGATGCTCTTTTTTGCT encodes:
- a CDS encoding SLC13 family permease — protein: MKKKLLLAITLLIYGLFFIPFFDWDDKWKAIAALIIIQVLWIGKVFPLAFSSLLLILLLSFHFFSYEQTLSYFSSGIVWLLFSTFIISTAFINTGLASRVSLYMLRLSRGSGKAMIFISFLLMVVLSILIPSNVGKGSLLSSVLDSLMKSLRKIGNVGFLGKSLFIGVAYLAAISGAFVATGASSTIYAFGIMSDVSDLNYLKWFELFGFPVLLFIFILWGIFLVIFPPEKIDRKLLLSLIEDKIDELGPVSINEKKIICIIGGTLILWIAQPLHGYSIPQIGLLGACFTLLPFAGVWKWHEARKSIDWDLMLFFASTLMVSGMLIRTDTIDWMAVGLNRILDGHPPWVVILLLVLCTSLVRIVFVNILGFLTIMLPLSITIGNTIPELSPMQIAMPVFLACVPGFFLVTQSPVHLISYTYGYFTDKDLLRVGLAASVSWIAVIIGSVFFYW
- a CDS encoding tripartite tricarboxylate transporter permease, yielding MDLSNFMQGLTTALEPINIMWVVIGGFLGTIVGMLPGLGPATAVAVLIPITFGMEPVSAIILMAAIYYGAMYGGSRSSILLNTPGDGSAIAATFDGYPMAQKGQAGQAMAISAVASFIGGIMAVIGFIFLAEPLASFALKFGPAEYFLLMLLTLSAIVALSVGKMVKGFIAMFLGLMLSTIGIDTQSGVYRFTFGSSHLSEGIDFLIVIIGVYAVGEVLYNYLTIDQVKKEKKKVGKIWFTKSQWRRSLWPILRSGPLGFVVGVLPGAGGSIASMISYSTEKQISKKPEEFGKGAVEGLAAPESANNAASVGAMIPLLTMGIPGSGTTAVMLGALVMLGMKPGPLLFENDPNTVWTLINSMFIGNIALVIINILLVGLLVKILDTPAKVLYPVIVILAFIGTYTLSYSAVDFFLLLIFGVFGLFMKVMDFPIAPLVLALIVGADMEQNFRMAVLSSNGSLGIFFDTPIAIGLTVLTLLSLFYPLLIKALKKRGRDPVNPISKDM
- a CDS encoding tripartite tricarboxylate transporter substrate binding protein; translation: MKKYGLLMIICVMALMTACSSSASGGKEFPSKNIEIIAPASPGGGWDLTARSVQKVLRDNDIVDKNINVINKPGGGGEAGWKYLETKDAHYLAINSSLVLTNKLLGQSDLSHEQFTPIATLATEWQALAVPVDSKYETASDLLDQMKKDPKSIKIGVGPGLGNDDHLSLVQAASEKGIDPTKLDFLVYEGGGDVVTALLGGHVDAVTTSLSEVKEQHLAGKLKILAVSSEKRLEGLDDVPTWTEEGVDMVFPHWRGIMGPPDMTEEEVAYWDEKIGKMVKTDEWKKMLENNDWDDFYKDSKETKQFMKEQEELYTELVNSSGLTN
- the tcuA gene encoding FAD-dependent tricarballylate dehydrogenase TcuA, which produces MANQRSYNLVVVGAGNAALCAAISAREEGAEVLVLEKGPKHKRGGNSFFTDGAIRVAYHNLDDIRKVVTDLSDEEAEVIVMPDYNEDDYYQDIMRVTKGESQPDLAKQLVDRSFETLVWMKGHGVKFELNYDNQSYEKDGKRQFWGGLPVKTENKGIGLMKQLFSRAEELGIDIWYETAAVELLKKGEKISGVVVQQGENRMTVESTGVVLACGSFEGNKKLRSEYIGKEWEAAIVRGTEYNTGDGISMAMAAGAEKFGEYSGCHSIGTDYHAPKVGDFNKPGDIFKKHSYPLSIMLNNEGKRFVDEGADFRNYTYAKYGREILKQPGHVAYQIYDSQVRPLLRKEYDLEEATYYKGETLDELVNQLSVNKQQFLQTIEDYNAAVQDGDYNPTEKDGKKTVGLTPEKTNWALKIEEGPFYAFPVTCGITFSFGGLRVNSSGEVLNKDDKPLSGLFAAGEMVGGIFYHNYPGGSGLMSGAVYGKLAGSTAARYAMSNKQDSKIIH
- a CDS encoding tripartite tricarboxylate transporter TctB family protein; protein product: MRAIKLGMPIFLILLSFSFLVGSMNLPKANLGNPNGPLYFPIGLSVFMLIFSIFYFYQEWRSLHVHNEEVRLLLKGRTPRLIGLTVLYGGIYAFIFERIGFLFSTILFLAALLFTVNGRKIVVNLAVAIGFSFLSWYAFSVLLGVSLP
- a CDS encoding sensor histidine kinase, with the protein product MKRLLEVPLQVKILGLVISLLLIVIGLLTWMFAYRESQEDVEQAENLALQTAKTLSYMPVIQDSFRENEPVEDLSAVTEQIRDQVEASAILIENREGQIYSFVGQGSGSNDHDERYRALVFGSNNLIHAGEGNSEVLKGIVPVMIRYDEYKKVEGTVTVEFDMKTIRNKIGYEIRTMLALSGVVLILGVFGSFLLARSIRKDTFGLEPYQISALFRERNAVLQSVREGILAIDQQGSITMMNQSARELLDTNEAVEGKMVTEVISSKAMSEMLNTSLEVSNIEVQYKEKTMIVNAQPLMENRMKVGTVFSFRDRTEIKKMVDALSEVQKYSQDLRAQTHEFKNKLYVLLGLIQLDKYEEAISFIKEESDLQEYQSTIFFQSILDEKVQAILLGKIAKASEKKIDFQIDGESSLALLPEFIGFSPLIIILGNLIDNAFEAVMDQKVKCVSFFVTDIGNDIIFEVADNGKGISGVEEHMILKKGISSKGENRGYGLANVKEELSLLGGTIEWNSQKDKGTVFTVILPKSNVQKGNRYD
- a CDS encoding response regulator gives rise to the protein MIKVVIAEDDFRVAQIHEGFLAKNQEMELVGKAMNAKETLDILRENCVDLLLLDVYMPDQLGTELLHRIRADFPSIDIMMITAAKEKTFLEKALRYGVEQYLIKPVTLEKFQEAMKAYVQKKVTLNSAAEVNQQILDQFFGGEKAKKAAEKRNNLPPGIDYLTLDKVTHILQEEKEGITSERVGEKMGASRTTARRYLEYLVGTKDASVEHVYGIVGRPERRYRLRNDRIV